The following nucleotide sequence is from Phycisphaera sp..
CCACTACGGCGGCCACCGCTAGCACCGTGACCGTGACTTTCGGCGACAGCACCCGGCATGACCCGCTTCCCGGTGCTCCCGGCACCGTCGAGCGTAATCGCGGCGGCGAGTTCCTCATGACCGGCGATCTCGGCAGCTTCAGCTCGTTCTGCTTGGAGTATGACGAGACCATCGCCGAGAGCACGTACAACTTCTCGATCGACACCGTCGTGCGGTCGGGTGGTGTTGGCGGCGGGTCGCCCGACCCGCTCAGCGCCGAGACGGCCGAGTTGTACCGCCAGTTTGTGTCTGGGGCGATCGGGCCGGCCATGGGCCAGTCGAACACCGCGTTTAACAACGCCGTCCAGGACGCGTTCTGGTACCTCGAGGAAGAGCTCGGCGCCGTCGATTTCACCGCCGCGACCGCTGATGCCTCGAGCGCGAACTTCGCGAACCTGAGTGCGAGCGCCCAGACCCTGGTCGATTCGGTGTGGGGCACGACCGCCTCGGTTGGTCGCGTCCGCGCCCTGAACCTCACGAGCATCGTGAGTGGTGCGGATCGCCAGAGCATCCTGTACATGGTGGCTATCCCGCTGCCGAGTGCTGGCGCTCTGGCACTTGCCGGCTTGTTCGGCGTTGCCGCCGTCCGCCGTCGCCGCGTGCTCTGACCCACCCCCTCCCAGGGCGGAGCTTATCCATCTTGTCTGATATTCGCGTGCCAGCTATACGCT
It contains:
- a CDS encoding VPLPA-CTERM sorting domain-containing protein, translated to MKKTIYGGLLVALATTAATASTVTVTFGDSTRHDPLPGAPGTVERNRGGEFLMTGDLGSFSSFCLEYDETIAESTYNFSIDTVVRSGGVGGGSPDPLSAETAELYRQFVSGAIGPAMGQSNTAFNNAVQDAFWYLEEELGAVDFTAATADASSANFANLSASAQTLVDSVWGTTASVGRVRALNLTSIVSGADRQSILYMVAIPLPSAGALALAGLFGVAAVRRRRVL